The following proteins are co-located in the Spinactinospora alkalitolerans genome:
- the hisD gene encoding histidinol dehydrogenase, which yields MISRIDLRGNPGDPRDLLPRAEFDVEAALEKVRPICDDVRHRGVEALIELTERFDGVRLTDVRVPREAVDSALAGLDPAVRAALEESIRRARLVHRDQRREDVTTRVVPGGTVTERWVPVDRVGLYVPGGRAVYPSSVVMNVVPAQEAGVASLAVASPPQADFGGLPHPTILAACALLGVEEVYAVGGAQAVAMFAYGAGECDRANLVTGPGNIWVAAAKRLLKGVIGIDSEAGPTEIMVLADGTADPGHVAADLISQAEHDVVAASVLVTASEGLAAAVEAELGKRVAATRHSERVAEALGGRQSGIVLVDDLEQGLDVVNAYGAEHLEVMTADARGVADRVRNAGAVFLGAFAPVSLGDYCAGSNHVLPTGGCACHSSGLSVQTFLRGIHIVDYDRAALAGVARHVVALAEAEDLPAHGEAVTARIPREEQA from the coding sequence GTGATCTCCCGAATCGATCTCCGAGGAAACCCCGGCGACCCGCGAGACCTGCTGCCGCGCGCCGAGTTCGACGTCGAGGCCGCGCTGGAGAAGGTCCGCCCCATCTGCGACGACGTCCGCCATCGCGGCGTCGAAGCGCTGATCGAGCTCACCGAGCGCTTCGACGGCGTGCGGCTCACCGACGTCCGGGTTCCCCGCGAGGCCGTCGATTCCGCACTGGCCGGCCTCGACCCCGCCGTGCGCGCCGCACTGGAGGAGTCGATCCGCCGCGCCCGCCTGGTCCACCGCGACCAGCGCCGCGAGGACGTCACCACCCGGGTCGTCCCCGGCGGCACCGTGACCGAGCGCTGGGTCCCGGTCGACCGCGTCGGCCTGTACGTGCCCGGCGGCCGCGCCGTCTACCCCTCCAGCGTCGTGATGAACGTCGTGCCGGCCCAGGAGGCCGGCGTGGCCTCGCTGGCCGTGGCGTCCCCGCCGCAGGCCGACTTCGGCGGCCTGCCGCACCCCACGATCCTGGCGGCCTGCGCGCTGCTGGGCGTGGAGGAGGTCTACGCCGTCGGCGGCGCCCAGGCCGTCGCGATGTTCGCCTACGGCGCGGGCGAGTGCGACCGCGCCAACCTGGTCACCGGTCCGGGCAATATCTGGGTCGCCGCGGCCAAGCGCCTGCTCAAGGGCGTCATCGGCATCGACTCCGAGGCCGGCCCCACCGAGATCATGGTGCTCGCCGACGGCACCGCCGACCCCGGCCACGTCGCGGCCGACCTCATCAGCCAGGCCGAGCACGACGTGGTGGCCGCCTCCGTGCTGGTCACCGCCTCCGAGGGGCTGGCGGCCGCGGTCGAGGCCGAACTCGGCAAGCGGGTCGCGGCCACCCGGCACAGCGAGCGGGTCGCCGAGGCGCTCGGCGGCCGGCAGTCCGGCATCGTGCTCGTCGACGACCTGGAGCAGGGGCTCGACGTCGTCAACGCCTACGGCGCCGAACACCTCGAGGTCATGACGGCCGACGCCCGCGGCGTCGCCGACCGGGTGCGCAACGCCGGCGCCGTCTTCCTCGGCGCCTTCGCCCCGGTCTCCCTGGGCGACTACTGCGCCGGATCCAACCACGTGCTGCCCACCGGAGGCTGCGCCTGCCACTCCTCGGGCCTGAGCGTGCAGACCTTCCTGCGCGGCATCCACATCGTCGACTACGACCGCGCCGCGCTGGCCGGGGTCGCCCGCCACGTCGTGGCACTGGCCGAGGCCGAGGACCTGCCCGCGCACGGCGAGGCCGTCACGGCGCGCATCCCCCGAGAGGAGCAGGCGTGA
- a CDS encoding ferritin has translation MTATTHSTDHGLSKFHRLLLDQVRHEFTASQQYIALAVWFDDHDLPQLARVFYRQSLEERDHAMMIVRFLIDNDVPTTIPGIDEIRNEFDTARDLVALALRQEREVTDQFNLLAKVARDEGDHIGEQFLQWFLKEQVEEVAKMSTLLAVIDRANGNLFDVEGFVARDMPDETGDATAPETAGPSLS, from the coding sequence ATGACCGCCACGACGCACAGCACCGACCACGGCCTCTCCAAGTTCCATCGCCTCCTGCTCGACCAGGTACGACACGAGTTCACCGCGTCGCAGCAGTACATCGCGCTGGCCGTCTGGTTCGACGACCACGACCTCCCGCAACTGGCCCGGGTCTTCTACCGGCAGTCACTGGAGGAGCGCGACCACGCGATGATGATCGTGCGCTTCCTGATCGACAACGACGTGCCCACCACAATTCCGGGCATCGATGAAATCCGCAACGAATTCGACACCGCCCGCGACCTCGTCGCGCTCGCGCTGCGCCAGGAGCGCGAGGTGACCGACCAGTTCAACCTGCTGGCCAAGGTCGCCCGCGACGAGGGCGACCACATCGGCGAGCAGTTCCTCCAGTGGTTCCTGAAGGAGCAGGTCGAGGAGGTCGCCAAGATGTCGACGCTGCTGGCCGTCATCGACCGCGCCAACGGCAACCTCTTCGACGTCGAGGGCTTCGTCGCCCGCGACATGCCCGACGAGACCGGCGACGCCACCGCCCCGGAGACCGCGGGACCCTCGCTGAGCTAG